The segment GGCGCGAGCCGGACGAAGACCTGTTTGGGGCAGTGGGCGGCCAGAGCGCTGACCTGCTGGCCGATGCCTGGCGCCAGGGGGACGTCGGGCGGGGCCTTGACGGTATGGAAGGCGGCCATCAGCAGGGCGAGCCTCAGCAGTGCCGCCGGACGCGGCATCTTCCCGGCCCGGACGGCATCCCCCAAGGTGCTCATTCCGGCGTCGGCGGTGACCAGAGCGGAGACGGCCAGGCCGGGAACCGGCCCGTACCCGATCACGGCCGGCACCCGCACCCGCCCGGCGGCGGCGACGGCGGCCAGGAGGCGGGCCTCGTCGACAGCGCCGTGGGAGCCGTCGGCCGCGAACAACTTGACCACCACCCGGCAGCCGTCGACGAGTCGGACCCGATAGACAGCCGTCTTTGGTCCGTTGCGGACGCGGACCGTCTCGGCCGGAGCCGACCCGACCAGTTCCGTGCAGGCCCTATCTACTGCCAGAACCGTGCCGCCAGTCACAGTGCACCCGCCCCGGC is part of the Streptomyces katrae genome and harbors:
- a CDS encoding phosphotransferase family protein gives rise to the protein MVALVPRHGGRACLPAAVAPHAAARGRGGCTVTGGTVLAVDRACTELVGSAPAETVRVRNGPKTAVYRVRLVDGCRVVVKLFAADGSHGAVDEARLLAAVAAAGRVRVPAVIGYGPVPGLAVSALVTADAGMSTLGDAVRAGKMPRPAALLRLALLMAAFHTVKAPPDVPLAPGIGQQVSALAAHCPKQVFVRLAPALEVIAAGARLERLVWCHGDLHLENMVCGGDRRLIVGEHGRPRLPDCLVDFEATTVEVPEYDLAQTLVTCDALEPSDRVFVAAAYGRPVDPRLLDAYVAFQAVRGWTYAAHREGRDRDAWAARLHLALSPQSGRTVL